The genomic region AGTGACCGATTCCATGCGGGAAAAAGGTGCTGGTTACTCCGGTTTCGACCAGAGTGTCTGCCGATTCATCAGAGAACCTGAATTGGTTCAGCAACCGGCCAACTGCTGCATGTGCCCTGAACTGGGAATCGGAGTAGGATTCTCCCACTTTCAGTTGGGCGATCAGCGCCAGTTGTTCTTTATCCATGGCCGCAACCAGGTCTGCAAACTCATCCTTCCGGTAACTGTAAGTCCGGGTAATATCCGCAGCATATCCGAAAAACGAGGCGCCCGCATCCAGCAGGAAGGAATGACGGTCCGATTCGGGTTTTGGCTTCTTGTCTGTCAGCGGGTAATGCAGGGTGGCTGCATGCTCATTGATGGCCACAATATTCCCGTAAGGCAGATCCATTTCCATTTGCTGAGAAGCTTTCAGATAGGCCAGGTGACAGTCAAACTCCGATCCGCCTCTGAAAAATTCATCCCGGGCCGCCTGGTGACCGGCAATGGCCGACCGGGTGGCTTCCTTCATGCAGGCCACTTCAAATCCGGTCTTGACCGCACGCGGGTAATGCAGGCGGTTCAGCAGATGCGCTGGGTTTAACTGTTTGATTCCCATTTCCTTGAACCGGACTCCGGCCGGTCCCACATAGACGGCGGAGGACCGGTTTTCAGGCAGGTGCTTTCTGATGGCTTCGGGACCACTGATCACTTCGATTTCAAACGAATCGGACCAGAATCCAACCGGCTCCTCGGGAACCGGATACCAGAAGTCGGTCACCTGACAGTACAGTAAAAGTGCCTTTTTCCCCGGCCGGATGATGAGATAACTGTCGGGAAGCTGATGCAATGGAACCCAATAATTGAAATGAGGATTTACCCGGAATGGTTGGTGAAGATCATCCAGAAACCGTACATCGGTCGTCCCGCTGTCGATGAGCATCCAGTCATAGCCCAGACTGGTCATGGCAGATTCATACAGGGTTTTTACGCGCTGGTGATGGTCCTGATAGAGTGATTTCCAGTTGGTCATGGTCGGGTCCTTTTCAGTCCTTTGGCTTCAGATTCTATATTTTAACAATGAAAGTACGTGGGTCCGGTCATGTCTGGCCATCATGGTGACCATCCGGTACAAATCGACCGGACCTTCATCGGGGTGCCGGCTTTTCCAATCCCAGGCTTCATCTTCCGTTTGCCCCAGTTCATTGATGGTCTGATTGCGGGCCTTTTCCAGTTGCCGCGTCAGTTGTCTGATATTGCCGGTAAAGGCGGTCACCGAAGCCGGATTCACCTGATCCGATCCGGATGGAACTAGGGTTTTCAATTTTTTTATAATCGCTCCGAACCGATGTTCCCGGCACCAGTTTTCCCAGAAAATCAGATGGGAAAGGGTTTGAATTCCATTCCATTTTCCATCGGGCACCTGCAGGGATTCCAGCCAGGAGGCATTCGATACAAACCAATCACCCATCTGCCTGGAGTGTGATAAAAAGGCACCGACCACTTCAATGGGTTCACCGGAAAGTAGCGATTGCTCGTCAACTTCAGGAAACATGATCCATGGCTCCTTCCGGCGATGAAAACAAATAGAACCGACCAACTGCCACATTCTTTTTCTGAGGGAACCGGTCACACAGCCGGTAATCCCAGACCGCAGTCAGGGTTTTACCGGGCGAGACTTCAATCTCAGCCAGCCAGTACGGTTCACCTGTCAGCGAATTCACCCGTCGCTCGCAGGAGGCAATCAATCCGGAAACCACCACATCGGCCGACCAATCACTGGTCTCTCCGTTTTCCCAAGACAATCCGGATACCGATAGCAATTGCATTTTAAATGGGCTTCCGATGGTGAATTCATATTGGTCAGGAGAGTCGTACAAGGTCAATTCCTTTCCGAAGGCCGCCAGACACCACCGGGTAGTTTCGGTCTGAACCGGGGGAATCCGCTCGGCCACCAGGTGACCTGCCGGTTCTGAAGTCAGCATATCATGCCATTCATCAGGCCCGGGCGTATGCGAGGCCACCACCTCTGCCTTGACTGACCCGGACCTGAAAAACGGGGCCATGGTGATCAGGGAATCTCCATCCAGTCTGATCCACAATTCGGGTCCGCTGCCTTCTCGGATAACCCGGCAGTCACCCAGTCTGGTTCCTTCCATGCGCACCTTTTCTTCCCAACGTTTCCAGACGGTTTCATCAAAAAAACCGGGGAACCCGATGCTTGAAAAATGGGAAATTTCCTGCTTTTCATAATGGGAGATGGTCCGTTTCCGGTAAAGAATGTAGGAAACAAGGCCCCCTGCAAGCAACACAAGGATAATAAATAGAGTCAAACCCGATCCGATCTGTTGGCTGTTAAAAATTCACCGGATAAAATAGGAAAATCCGGCATCAGATGCTGAACCAAATGCCGGGATTGATCGGCTGAACGGTGGTTCCCGGTTTACCGGCGCGTCATGGATCGGCTGGCGGATTCTGGAAAACCGCCGATCGGGTGGTTTTCATGGCACTCCAGTCTTCATCCGTCACCAGTGATAATAACCGGGCTGCCAGCAGAGCCAGCACGGGAAGAAGAATCAGGTTCAGCATCCAGGGAAAATCAGACAATACATAACCGCAACCCATCACAAACAGAATGAGCAGTAACCAGGAAGGGACCCAATCCGTTTTCCAGGCCGACTTCATTTGTTTATTGACCAGCAGCAGCAATACAATCATCAGACCCGATTCGGAAAGCAAGGTTGAAAAGGCGGCACCGGTCACTCCATAAACCGGAATGAGAAGATAATTTCCGGTTACGTTGATGATCACAGAGCAGGCCGTTGCAAACAAACTGGCCAGTGTGGTTCCCTCTATCAGCAACCGGTGAAGCAGCACCAGATTAACGGCCATGGGAATCAGACCCCATAACAGAACCTGTGCCATCGGACCAGATTGCCGGAAATCCTCACCAAACAGACCGGAAAATGTTGAGTCTGCCATAAAAAACAGGATGGAGGGAATCAGGGAGGCAAA from Bacteroidota bacterium harbors:
- the pepQ gene encoding Xaa-Pro dipeptidase — encoded protein: MTNWKSLYQDHHQRVKTLYESAMTSLGYDWMLIDSGTTDVRFLDDLHQPFRVNPHFNYWVPLHQLPDSYLIIRPGKKALLLYCQVTDFWYPVPEEPVGFWSDSFEIEVISGPEAIRKHLPENRSSAVYVGPAGVRFKEMGIKQLNPAHLLNRLHYPRAVKTGFEVACMKEATRSAIAGHQAARDEFFRGGSEFDCHLAYLKASQQMEMDLPYGNIVAINEHAATLHYPLTDKKPKPESDRHSFLLDAGASFFGYAADITRTYSYRKDEFADLVAAMDKEQLALIAQLKVGESYSDSQFRAHAAVGRLLNQFRFSDESADTLVETGVTSTFFPHGIGHLLGLQVHDIAGHAINQTGDLYPRPEGHPFLRLTRPIEAGFVFTIEPGLYFIDPLLSDLKSKPEGRFIRWDRVNSFRKYGGIRIEDNVLMTASGPVNLTREHWT
- a CDS encoding DinB family protein, whose product is MFPEVDEQSLLSGEPIEVVGAFLSHSRQMGDWFVSNASWLESLQVPDGKWNGIQTLSHLIFWENWCREHRFGAIIKKLKTLVPSGSDQVNPASVTAFTGNIRQLTRQLEKARNQTINELGQTEDEAWDWKSRHPDEGPVDLYRMVTMMARHDRTHVLSLLKYRI